Part of the Tolypothrix sp. PCC 7910 genome, TTAGCCTTTAGCCGCTACATTATTGAATCACGCCAAATTGATATTTTCGTTATTTCTAACTCCTACATCGCTTATTACTTCTTACCCCTACTTCGTGCCGAATTTCCTCAAGTTGCTTTTATTGACTATACCCACACCTGCGACCCTGGTTGGCGAGGTAACGGCTATCCTAGAGTTTCTTGTCAATTTAGTCGCTTCCTCGATTATCAGGTTGTTTCTTCTCAACATCTTGCCAAACTTTATCAAAGTATAAATCCCAAAATTAGTGCTAAGTTGAAAGTTTGCTATACCAGTATTGATACAAATAAATGGCAACCAAATCTGCAAAAACGTAACGAACTCCGTTCTTGGTTGTGTGTATCAGAACAAACTGTTGTGATATTATTCCCTGCGAGAATAGTCGAGCAAAAACGTCCTTTATTTTTATTAGAAATTATTAAAGAATTAGAAAAAAAATCTCTTCAAATTTCACTAATTATTTTAGGAGAAGGTCATCTTCTCCCAGCCATGAAAACCAAAATTAGTCAACTTGGTTTAGATTCGATTTGTCGAATTTTACCGACCGTTGACTCCGAACAAATGCTGAAATTTTACTCGGCTGCTGATATCTTTCTACTACCTTCAGAATACGAAGGAATTTCTCTGGCAACTTATGAAGCTATGTCAATGGAATTACCTGTAGTAGCCGCTGATGTTGGTGGACAAAAAGAATTAGTGACACCGGAAACTGGATTTTTGATAGCTAAAGGAAATAGTGATGCCGCAGAAGTACAAGAGTATGTCAATGTTTTGGTGGCACTCATTCAAGACCCATCTTTACGCCGTCAAGTAGGAGTAGCTGCACGTCAGCGAGTTGGGGATTTATTTCCGTTAGATGCAATGGCCAAGCAGATGGAGATGATTTTTGCTGATGCTATTAAAGCACGCCAAATTCAACCCCAACCTGTAATTAATAGTCAAACAGAAACTGAAACTTTATTACTCGCACTTGAGTATATGCAAGAGACTGTTACAGAATCCCAGCCTCAATCAGATAGAGTGCAAATTTATAGTGAACCTACAACGAAACAACTCTTAATTTCTCTTTTAAGAAAGCTCAAAAAATATCATACGCTTAAAGGCTTATTTTGGCTTTCAAGCAGATTCAGATACACAATCAAATCATTACTTTGAACTAATAGTTAATTTCAAAAACAGCTTCTATGGCAAAAATTGCAATTATTTCTACAATGGGGGGGTATGCTTGGGGCGGCAGTGAATATCTGTGGGCGGCGATGGCTAAAGAAGCCTTAGCCGAAAAGCATGAAATTTTAATTTCGGTTTATGATTGGTCAACTACTCATCCCTTAATGATAGAACTGCAACAACAAGGAGCTAAGATATTTCCTAGAAATCGGAAAAAACCTTTTTATAGAAAAATTATTCAAAAGCTGAGTCAAAGTTTATCATTTTTACGATTTTTATCAGTTAGCTTTTCTTATTATCCTATCTTTGAAAGTAATCCAGATATTATTTATATCAGTTGTGGAAGTATTTATGAAATTATTTATGATTTCCCATTGCTACAATTATTAGAATTAAGTTCAATTAATTATGTAATTATTAATCAGTTATATATAGAGCATTTAATTCTTAAAAATACGGAGCGAATTCTTGTTCAAAAGTTGTTTGCCAAAGCTGCCAAAGTAATTTTTGTCTCAAAACAAAATCTACAAATAGCAGAACGCCAATTGGTACATTCATTACCAAATGCCATGATTTTGCAAAATCCAGTTAATTTGTCAGACTTTCATTTACTGCCTTTTTTAGATCAATCAACAGTTTATCTAGCTAGTGTTGCACGTCTAGATGCAGCCTATAAAGGCCAAGATATTCTTTTTGAAACTTTAAGCTTACCCCAATGGCAAGACAGAAATTGGCACTGTCGTCTTTATGGTTCTGGCCCCGATCAATCTTACTTAAAATCTTTAGCAGAATATTACAACATTGTTAACCGAGTTCAATTTATGGGTCACATTTGTGATGTCAGATCTATTTGGCGAGAAAATCATCTATTAGTTCTACCCTCTAGAGCAGAAGGAACCCCATTAGCCCTAGTAGAAGCTATGTTGTGCGGTCGCCCCGTCGTTGTTACCGATGTAGGAGGAAATACCGAATGGATTGAAGAGGCGCAAACAGGTTTTATTGCCGATGCTCCTACTGTTAAATCTTTCAGTGTCGCTTTAGAAAAAGCTTGGTTGGCACGCAGCCACTGGCAGACAATTGGAACTCAAGCTCATCAAATGGCGATCGCTCACCTTGACAAAAACCCCGGTAAGAGTCTGCTGAGAGTAATTGATAAATATTTATAAACACTCCGGCTTTACACTAGTTTTTAATGTAATTATTATTACTTAAATCTCTGGCTATGCTTAAATAGAAAATATATTTATAATGAATGATCGCCGAACGCAGATATTATTAAGTATAATTGTTTGTACTTGGAACCCTCGCTTTGATTATCTAGAGAAAGTTTTATCCGCTTTGAGATATCAAACTTTACCCTATAGCTTCTGGGAACTATTAATAATTGATAATGCCAGTGATACTGTTTTATCTTCCAAGTTAGACCTTAGTTGGCATCCTCACCAGCGTCAGATTCGGGAAGAGCAGTTAGGTTTAACAAAAGCACGACTTCGGGGAATTCAACTTTCTAGAGGCGAAGTTTTAGTTTTTGTAGATGATGACAACATATTACACGAAAATTATTTAGAAATTGCTTTAAAAATTAGCAAAAACTATCAAATGCTTGGAGCATGGGGGGGACAGATTCAGCTTGAATTTGAAACTTCTCCTCCTGAGTGGACTAAACCTTACTGGTCTATGTTAGCGTTGCGAGAACTTGAGCGAGATCTATGGTCAAACTTTTATAACAATGGAATAGTACCGTGTGGCGCAGGTCTTTGCGTTCGCCATGTTGTGGCTAAACAATATGCAGAACTAGTACGTCAATGTCCGCAACGTGCGAATTTAGATAGGAGAGGAAATTCTTTAGTTTCTGGTGGTGATGATGATTTAGCTCTGACAGCTTGCGATATTAGTTTAGGAACCGGAGCGTTTTGTGATTTGCGATTAATTCATCTAATTCCACCTGCTCGTTTGCAAGAGGATTATTTATTAAGATTGAAGGAGGAAATGTCCTATTCTGAATGTCTTCTCAAGTCTTTTCGAGAGCAGTTTCAATTTAAGCCAACTTGGAAATCTCACAAACTATTACAGTTTTTGAGATATTTGCTTATGGATAAAATATCTCGGCGTTTCGAGAAAGCTAGACGAAGGGGGGTAGCTAGATATGAAAGGGAAAGGGAAAAACTAACACCACAAAGAAGCAGTAGAAAAGTGAACTACAATATTAATTACACCATCATCTCTAAATAGATGACTTTAACCATCTATCATAACCCAAGCGACGGATAGTTTGATTTGTTGTCGAGGTGAGCGCGAGCGCGCATTGGCTCTTTACAACACATTAACTAAAGAGCAAAAACAGCAGATACCGCAAGTGTTGCGGGTGTGGCTGCGTTATCGCAGTGAGAAATATTTTGGCGCACATCGAACAAAGCCTAAGTCGGCACGAAAATCGAAATAGATAGTACCAGAGCGTCCGTTGTTCAATTTACGCACATCGAGTTCTGCTTGGTACACTTAGGACACAACCCAAAAAATCAATGCTTTTCTAAGATGCAGACAGATGAGATTGTTCCTTTGTGATTGGGGATTGTTAATTTTTCTATAATAAATTTTTGTTTCTTTTCTCTCTTTCTTGACAAAATTATTGTATATGCTGTCATGCAAATCTTCTACCTCTACTCTTCAACTAATAGATGGTTCAATATTAGATGAATATGATACCTAGAGGTGCATTTTTGGGAGAATATCACTTGCTATAGTTGATAAAATAGCTATTTTCATACCTCTTTAAAAAATGGGCGAATTAGAACTTATAAATAAATTTAAAGAAGAGGAAATAAGGTTAAACAAGAAAGATAAGATTCTCATAAAGAATATATGCAGGCAGAAATTTTCTGTTGCTATCTGGTTGATGATTCCAGCTCGAGGTTATTCAACACTAGCCAATGTTTGAGTTTTTATCCAAATATTGGCTAGTGGAAAGAGCATTTGCATTGTTTAACCAGTACCATTTCAGCAATGGTCTGCGATCGCCTTATCCTGTTAACACCTGTGTCTAAAAGCTTCTACATTCAGCTATTTGAGGAATTTTCCTTAGCTGCCGATGGATTACCCATTCAGGGCATCAATTCGGAACGATTACAGGCTCTGTTAGCATTTATGGTGCTGCATCGGGACATCCCGCAACAAAGGCAGCAGGTAGCTGTGCATCTTTGGCCTGAGGTAACCGATACCGATGCCAAAGCCAATTTACGGCGACGGTTGCATGAATTAAAGCAAGTCATTCCTGCTATTGATCGCTGGTTACGCATTGAAACGAAAACAATCCAATGGCTATGCGATGAGAATTGCCGCACTGATGTAGCCGAATTTGAAAGTGCGATGCTCCTTGCGGAGCAGTCTTCGACTAACGCCCAATCTACAATCTCATCTCTAGAACAGGCAGCAAAGCTCTACCGGGGAGACTTACTGCCCAGTTGTTACGACGACTGGATTGTTCCCTATCGCGAGAAACTGCGGCAACAGGCGATCGCTGCTTTAGATAAGCTAGTCACCCTACTAACCACTCAAAAAGACCAGCGTCAGGCGATCGCTTATGCTCAA contains:
- a CDS encoding glycosyltransferase, which encodes MAKIAIISTMGGYAWGGSEYLWAAMAKEALAEKHEILISVYDWSTTHPLMIELQQQGAKIFPRNRKKPFYRKIIQKLSQSLSFLRFLSVSFSYYPIFESNPDIIYISCGSIYEIIYDFPLLQLLELSSINYVIINQLYIEHLILKNTERILVQKLFAKAAKVIFVSKQNLQIAERQLVHSLPNAMILQNPVNLSDFHLLPFLDQSTVYLASVARLDAAYKGQDILFETLSLPQWQDRNWHCRLYGSGPDQSYLKSLAEYYNIVNRVQFMGHICDVRSIWRENHLLVLPSRAEGTPLALVEAMLCGRPVVVTDVGGNTEWIEEAQTGFIADAPTVKSFSVALEKAWLARSHWQTIGTQAHQMAIAHLDKNPGKSLLRVIDKYL
- a CDS encoding glycosyltransferase, whose protein sequence is MNDRRTQILLSIIVCTWNPRFDYLEKVLSALRYQTLPYSFWELLIIDNASDTVLSSKLDLSWHPHQRQIREEQLGLTKARLRGIQLSRGEVLVFVDDDNILHENYLEIALKISKNYQMLGAWGGQIQLEFETSPPEWTKPYWSMLALRELERDLWSNFYNNGIVPCGAGLCVRHVVAKQYAELVRQCPQRANLDRRGNSLVSGGDDDLALTACDISLGTGAFCDLRLIHLIPPARLQEDYLLRLKEEMSYSECLLKSFREQFQFKPTWKSHKLLQFLRYLLMDKISRRFEKARRRGVARYEREREKLTPQRSSRKVNYNINYTIISK